A part of Ptychodera flava strain L36383 chromosome 11, AS_Pfla_20210202, whole genome shotgun sequence genomic DNA contains:
- the LOC139143812 gene encoding uncharacterized protein isoform X8 — translation MDFDLVCSCVVATYLALMGLLWCLSFFKDLRAECIKLQNRVFDLEQQNKLLNMMFERERQRQSTRELSMQTYPTKHSRGKGVSGETPNQTTNEDSSISVVTTPTTSNTATQALYRSQGAPGSAQSSPSIQKRNNKPTNKSGGARPLIRKEGGNSPDYAGLSSESLHSTHSNQANYAYPSVPTMQLGWSPTSKHKAFANGDLYHSQSEFSSQRHVHSLDRYTTGFHGGYMKETSAMIDMFAHYGRPDRLYPQFNGVQQELAEERMYQASAQKNCYQGGNGKIPAYDEIGMSSEMPPKLRETFRQFHVESLQTEHMIGMQPLAYHQFAKTEKPNEFTNNRRDANPTKPVFDPVASRNGLIVTDKYHLPYKHAPYETAQSVMKELNDATANVKSFDSLVASDVKHSKRSGDRGTLETMPRLETSSPQGSLDSGGTDESEGAAPGKGLLDSSFSLNSLESSDDDDGGGQEMYQIPTLSGERNEIFRTTGETNYDRSPSQARIASQIDASKGTEIKEINTSLTSLGKIVNDLGGVKGESAELARANDGMNNNSNLNKLSTYTSPWRKDPRAALNISLDVPTNESSGQSAFVQYTSVTRNHHTSYKPETSKLNSVVADEDKSVSSCSDNLNCPSIVQVPAEASSSQHQIPDNSIPEKITSAIQSGITSSSPKQPEDHAAKEKEPSGVENGSSVRDKELGKEHSQSVIDGEQKAKTEKKVFKRQSPVEDSSFPQPVRLLEEESDDSLYHSSINKELVELMKRRTSEERSSEGKGQNVMQPNCKTTTSGNCVKIVDGIRTTDGVQNMQKCSPQVPVKYTNGSPALWYANTKPELIKQSSLNETYREGREDGLCEEERQHLYRRLSAENRVPSFISPEKLNAMKQENASVSSVSSSPVMNPDDRPIRPYYAAQELEKKCAGSGELSAKGKAVEVAKCGATSHCKGKAVAVENSCGHSEKCSSEKVKSKDQNCCVDGAGCPSPIVPGQSKSRIESSVGKPAGMPHTSVVEVSWTRPREGAAHIAWASGRAQSESSLFNKPSQKSTFQKTNTNVQGTQIGESKFASSSASVREVEILTAQSKDLTLLNLSPRFVLKSAPLRRSPCQILNNGIMEDESEAPEESKHPKSSASALLNAEKSKTSGSVESLNSLNSVDSVGSAAASLKSSISRKSATPLSEFLSDSEEEEDRPLVNFVDVLQSWTQSSTLPDADHTKTEKETIQNVPSGLKADNDSQCDPGNHANKRPDGEESNFEDLLKEKQLLQCPVPKMASSPEPRNGQAGKEHIVGDATKMPDLSPVVDAASADKNGKALFAQEDSSADPSEMKDLGTEKFSQNDPKVVKENFNATSAKIEEIRKTNVPDGERTTMDDCAVLTRPTTLFIPAAAKATTLRPYDYKMILKDEKDRQQNHVQLYRRPVPNFGPPGVYHQRTSNSAIAWQHRPAALQITSTGGHRQQISAPINAHGGRPQKQLKKNEPRPVCLRSVYSENQNSRHQMGAVSTSHFAMKNDDVPFIDDSSSGQDSDTVKTPEDFTRMETIPKHCSDGRQRVNANTKAESSHSVDKCKRNGVTADSVQNANGDVSRHPPRTDRPTQGTRAVDNVIHVQRVEIYPSRPSKRTDTPGDRHHGRTTDMISSRQSDQLAHRGSDRDSPRWTHTSSDRHPQRKPDIISDKHLQNTVATTDRHSQTNCSDRHPHNTTSVDTNTKRIQSLDRHTPKTENKVGVHIKTVESTNERHPHRTHPAAKQCVSPKSKTDSDVAAPSPNGVLSHSEKKQEFYNPIVAQKTDLCQGPNQEHCQTPYEPSLVDIRIESKASQAPIISADLMEDFEGSDLYDSDDIESAGEDSAQLDAHERANLLDSFFESDSDDSCGDSDDTDHSHPGEDAFLRLLGNRRQVLRYSESNRVSILDFKIQELYTRYDDKEREAMACFDFLEELVDELDVDTIESNDNPVMDTNQNSQTDIIPGGGVKLESDTDDEGMQRERHSEGSSSPERLSLSDSLYDSYSSSGHSLSSIH, via the exons GCATTGTATCGATCCCAAGGTGCTCCAGGAAGTGCTCAGTCCTCGCCCAGCATCCAGAAGAGAAAcaacaaaccaacaaacaagTCAGGTGGTGCCAGGCCTTTAATCAGGAAGGAGGGTGGTAACAGCCCTGACTATGCTGGTCTCAGCTCTGAATCTCTGCATAGTACTCATTCTAATCAAGCAAATTAT GCATATCCGTCTGTTCCAACAATGCAACTTGGGTGGTCACCTACAAGTAAGCACAAAGCATTTGCCAATGGAGATCTCTACCACAGCCAATCAGAATTCTCTTCACAAAGACATGTACATTCGTTGGACAGATACACAACTGGTTTCCATGGTGGCTACATGAAGGAGACCTCGGCCATGATTGACATGTTTGCTCATTACGGGAGGCCAGACAGGCTTTACCCACAATTCAATGGGGTGCAACAGGAATTAGCCGAGGAGAGGATGTACCAAGCAAGTGCTCAGAAAAACTGCTACCAGGGCGGGAATGGCAAAATCCCCGCGTATGATGAAATTGGAATGAGTTCGGAAATGCCACCAAAGCTGAGGGAAACCTTCCGGCAGTTCCACGTGGAAAGTCTGCAAACGGAACACATGATCGGCATGCAACCTTTGGCATATCATCAATTCGCAAAGACGGAAAAACCAAATGAATTTACCAACAACAGGAGAGATGCCAATCCCACCAAACCAGTTTTTGATCCCGTGGCTTCCAGAAATGGACTGATTGTCACCGATAAGTACCACCTCCCGTACAAGCACGCCCCTTATGAGACTGCGCAGAGCGTTATGAAAGAGCTCAACGATGCCACCGCCAACGTAAAAAGCTTCGACAGTCTTGTTGCATCGGATGTCAAGCATTCCAAGAGGAGCGGTGACAGGGGCACTCTGGAAACCATGCCAAGGCTGGAGACAAGCTCACCGCAGGGAAGTTTAGATTCCGGAGGGACAGACGAATCTGAAGGGGCAGCACCGGGAAAGGGCCTCCTGGACAGCTCCTTTAGTTTGAACAGTTTGGAAAGCAGCGACGATGACGACGGAGGGGGCCAGGAAATGTACCAGATTCCGACCCTCTCAGGTGAAAGGAACGAGATTTTTAGAACCACGGGTGAAACTAACTATGACAGAAGTCCTAGCCAGGCTAGAATAGCGAGTCAGATTGATGCCAGTAAGGGCACAGAGATTAAGGAAATCAACACTTCTCTTACATCGTTAGGGAAAATAGTCAACGACCTTGGAGGGGTCAAAGGTGAAAGTGCAGAGCTGGCACGAGCAAATGATGGTATGAACAATAACAGTAACTTAAACAAACTTAGTACTTACACGTCACCGTGGAGGAAGGATCCGAGAGCTGCTTTGAATATAAGTCTCGATGTTCCAACGAATGAAAGCAGCGGTCAAAGTGCCTTCGTTCAGTATACCTCAGTCACCAGGAACCACCACACAAGTTACAAACCGGAAACGTCAAAGTTGAACTCTGTTGTCGCTGACGAAGACAAATCGGTGTCCAGTTGCTCTGACAACTTGAATTGCCCATCCATCGTTCAGGTGCCAGCTGAGGCAAGCAGCAGCCAACATCAGATTCCAGACAATTCCATTCCAGAAAAGATAACCTCGGCGATCCAATCTGGCATTACTAGTAGCTCGCCGAAACAGCCGGAAGACCATGCTGCTAAAGAAAAGGAGCCCTCTGGTGTTGAGAATGGGTCAAGTGTCAGGGACAAAGAATTGGGAAAAGAGCACAGCCAAAGTGTGATAGATGGAGAACAGAAAGCAAAAACTGAAAAGAAAGTTTTCAAGAGGCAAAGTCCTGTTGAGGATTCCTCATTTCCACAGCCAGTGAGGCTTCTGGAAGAAGAAAGCGACGACTCACTGTATCACAGCAGCATTAATAAGGAACTTGTGGAACTGATGAAAAGGAGGACAAGTGAAGAGAGAAGTtcagagggcaaaggtcaaaaTGTTATGCAGCCGAACTGCAAAACTACTACCTCAGGGAATTGTGTGAAAATAGTTGACGGGATTCGAACGACAGATGGTGTGCAAAACATGCAAAAGTGTTCCCCTCAAGTGCCTGTAAAATACACAAATGGATCACCTGCCCTTTGGTACGCCAACACAAAACCAGAACTAATCAAACAGTCGTCACTCAATGAAACATACAGGGAAGGGCGGGAGGACGGACTGTGCGAAGAAGAGAGGCAGCATCTGTATCGGAGGCTGTCGGCCGAGAACAGAGTGCCGTCTTTCATATCGCCAGAGAAGCTGAACGCGATGAAGCAGGAAAATGCGTCAGTCAGTTCTGTGAGCAGCAGCCCAGTCATGAACCCAGATGACAGGCCGATCAGGCCTTACTATGCTGCACAGGAACTGGAGAAAAAATGTGCAGGGAGTGGAGAGCTCAGTGCAAAAGGCAAGGCGGTAGAAGTCGCCAAGTGTGGCGCTACTTCGCATTGCAAAGGAAAGGCTGTAGCTGTGGAAAATTCGTGTGGACATTCTGAGAAGTGCAGCAGTGAAAAAGTGAAGTCAAAAGACCAGAACTGTTGCGTAGATGGAGCAGGTTGTCCCTCCCCTATCGTTCCCGGACAGAGCAAGTCCAGGATTGAATCAAGTGTGGGAAAGCCTGCTGGTATGCCTCACACCTCCGTTGTAGAAGTTTCATGGACAAGGCCACGTGAGGGCGCCGCTCACATTGCCTGGGCATCAGGCAGGGCACAGTCAGAGTCGTCTCTCTTTAACAAACCTTCACAGAAATCAACATTCCAGAAGACAAATACCAATGTGCAAGGGACTCAGATAGGGGAATCCAAGTTTGCCTCGAGCAGCGCGTCAGTCAGGGAAGTGGAAATCCTGACTGCCCAATCCAAGGACTTGACTTTGCTCAATCTGTCACCgagatttgttttgaaaagtgcCCCTCTCAGGCGAAGTCCGTGCCAGATTCTGAATAATGGGATCATGGAAGATGAATCTGAGGCACCAGAGGAGAGTAAACATCCAAA ATCATCAGCATCGGCCTTGTTGAACGCAGAGAAGTCCAAAACGAGCGGGTCGGTGGAGTCACTGAACTCCTTGAATTCTGTGGACTCCGTAGGGTCTGCTGCAGCTAGTCTGAAGAGCAGTATCAGTAGAAAGTCAGCAACTCCCTTG AGTGAATTCTTGTCGGACTCTGAGGAGGAGGAAGATAGACCACTGGTGAATTTTGTTGACGTGTTACAGTCCTGGACGCAGTCGTCAACATTACCAGATGCTGATCATACCAAAACAGAGAAAGAAACCATTCAAAAT GTGCCAAGTGGACTGAAGGCCGATAACGACAGTCAGTGTGACCCTGGTAACCATGCCAACAAGAGACCCGATGGAGAAGAGAGTAACTTCGAAGACCTGCTAAAGGAAAAGCAACTGCTCCAATGCCCTGTTCCGAAGATGgcatcttctccagaaccaaggAACGGCCAGGCTGGCAAAGAACATATCGTGGGTGACGCTACCAAAATGCCGGACCTCAGTCCAGTTGTGGACGCTGCTTCTGCAGATAAGAACGGGAAAGCGTTGTTTGCTCAGGAGGATAGCAGCGCGGATCCGAGCGAAATGAAGGACCTGGGCACGGAAAAGTTTTCCCAGAACGATCCCAAAGTTGTAAAGGAAAACTTCAATGCGACAAGTGCCAAAATCGAGGAAATCCGCAAGACGAACGTGCCAGATGGTGAGCGGACAACCATGGATGATTGTGCAGTTTTGACGCGACCAACGACTTTATTCATTCCAGCAGCAGCTAAGGCAACGACTTTGCGGCCATATGATTATAAAATGATACTAAAAGATGAAAAAGACCGCCAACAGAATCATGTGCAGCTGTACCGGCGTCCAGTGCCTAACTTTGGTCCTCCTGGAGTTTATCACCAGCGAACCAGCAACAGCGCCATCGCTTGGCAGCATAGGCCAGCTGCCTTGCAGATAACTTCCACTGGAGGACATAGGCAACAAATATCAGCACCGATAAATGCGCATGGCGGGAGACCGCAGAAACAATTGAAGAAAAATGAACCGAGGCCAGTATGCCTCAGGAGTGTGTacagtgaaaatcaaaattcgCGACACCAGATGGGTGCGGTGTCGACGAGTCACTTTGCGATGAAAAATGACGATGTGCCGTTCATTGACGACAGCAGCAGCGGTCAGGACAGCGACACTGTGAAAACTCCCGAGGATTTTACCAGGATGGAGACAATCCCAAAACACTGCAGTGATGGGAGACAGAGAGTAAATGCCAACACCAAAGCAGAGTCAAGTCACTCTGTGGACAAATGCAAGAGAAACGGAGTTACAGCGGACAGTGTGCAAAATGCAAACGGTGATGTTTCTAGACATCCACCTCGGACAGACAGACCAACGCAAGGGACAAGGGCTGTTGATAATGTAATACATGTTCAGCGGGTTGAAATCTACCCAAGCAGGCCCAGCAAAAGGACAGATACCCCTGGTGACAGACACCATGGCAGAACTACCGATATGATCAGTAGCAGGCAAAGTGATCAGCTTGCACATAGGGGCAGTGACAGAGACTCTCCGAGGTGGACGCATACAAGCAGTGACAGACATCCACAGAGAAAGCCAGATATCATCAGCGACAAACACCTTCAAAATACAGTGGCCACAACTGACAGACACTCTCAAACAAACTGTAGTGACAGACACCCTCATAATACCACCTCAGTCgatacaaacacaaaaagaaTTCAGAGTTTGGACAGACATACCCCaaagacagaaaacaaagttggtGTTCACATAAAAACAGTCGAATCTACAAATGAAAGGCACCCACACAGGACTCATCCAGCTGCTAAACAATGTGTGTCtccaaaatcaaaaactgacagTGATGTAGCAGCGCCATCACCCAATGGCGTGCTCTCACACAGTGAGAAAAAACAAGAGTTTTATAACCCCATCGTTGCACAGAAGACTGACCTATGTCAGGGACCAAACCAAGAACACTGTCAGACTCCGTATGAACCATCACTGGTGGACATCCGTATTGAAAGCAAGGCAAGCCAAGCTCCCATTATCAGTGCGGATCTAATGGAAGACTTTGAAGGCTCAGATCTGTACGATAGTGATGACATTGAAAGTGCCGGTGAAGACTCCGCACAGCTGGATGCCCAT GAAAGAGCAAATCTGTTGGACTCCTTCTTCGAAAGCGACAGTGATGACTCGTGTGGAGACAGCGACGACACGGACCACAGTCACCCCGGAGAGGACGCCTTCCTGAGATTGCTAG GCAACAGGAGACAAGTGCTGAGGTATTCAGAGAGCAACAGGGTGTCCATCCTGGATTTCAAAATCCAAGAACTCTACACCAGATACGACGACAAGGAACGTGAAGCCATGGCTTGCTTTGATTTCCTGGAGGAGCTGGTGGATGAGCTCGACGTAGACACCATTGAGTCAAAT GATAACCCCGTGATGGACACCAACCAAAACAGCCAAACAGACATCATACCTGGTGGCGGCGTCAAGCTGGAATCGGACACTGACGATGAGGGCATGCAACGTGAAAGACACTCGGAAGGAAGCTCATCTCCAGAGCGGCTGTCGTTGAGTGACTCGCTATATGATAGTTACTCATCTTCTGGTCACAGTCTCTCAAGTATTCACTAG